In one window of Macrobrachium nipponense isolate FS-2020 chromosome 2, ASM1510439v2, whole genome shotgun sequence DNA:
- the LOC135220995 gene encoding sodium-dependent organic anion transporter-like isoform X1 yields the protein MEASTSLATFSLNEASTEFNQTTPLKPPPGPRAEWLVILDHTSAILMTCNTITLMLAMGAATYWREVWHHVKRPWATLVGMVCQFFFLPALGFGLCVAFQLPPYQALGVLILACSPGGAFSTFFTYWVDGDLALSIIMTAVSSLLAFGMMPLNLWAYSRPWTNQELQVPYINIFISLAFVTVPVITGMIIRHFNRKCASYISKVCGLLGWIGALTCGVMLILMYWDVIIETSINLVITAALIPIASVIVAYTICKIVCFNHTFCRTIAVETGCQNIVVATNVMLLSFAEPEIRGQLVIFPVLYGICQLAEVLITVGVFQLWFYFHRNNVVEEEVKSVIDNSILTSVPVPAHRLSEAKIQSMTGFPGTPDICRMQRERHQQREAELTTYYRYIDTSRLHEYAPKDEEGDALPTELTTLRVDEVDDPNTWKRSKAMLPEVRAAQTEEHQSPFPFYGRPKSPTFFDFPENPYFDSPRSPDLDTESLNFLEDDCDIESQKSPTLSNKGVPYMFPVTEDDFQSTREPSPVPYGTPNPVQKNKNRDFEWNSSSVPSTLGHTSSSLTSPETPSRAFAFYHNDVRIGQADHFRTFGSKRKTDTC from the exons CATCGACTGAATTCAACCAAACGACGCCACTGAAGCCTCCTCCTGGTCCCAGAGCAGAATGGTTAGTCATACTCGACCACACGTCAGCCATCCTGATGACCTGCAACACCATTACCCTCATGCTGGCAATGGGTGCTGCCACGTactggagggag GTGTGGCATCATGTGAAACGCCCCTGGGCCACGCTGGTGGGCATGGTGTGCCAGTTCTTCTTCCTCCCAGCCCTTGGGTTCGGACTGTGCGTGGCCTTCCAACTGCCGCCGTATCAGGCCCTGGGAGTTCTTATCTTGGCCTGCAGTCCAGGAGGAGCCTTTTCTACTTTCTTCACTTACTGGGTCGATGGAGATCTTGCTCTAAG CATTATAATGACAGCAGTGTCATCGCTCCTGGCTTTCGGCATGATGCCCCTGAACTTGTGGGCATACTCGCGACCGTGGACCAACCAAGAACTTCAGGTCCCCTACATCAACATCTTCATCAGCTTAGCGTTTGTCACCGTCCCCGTCATCACCGGTATGATCATCCGACATTTCAACAGAAAGTGTGCAAGTTATATCTCTAAG GTCTGCGGCCTTCTGGGGTGGATAGGAGCTTTGACCTGCGGCGTCATGCTCATTCTCATGTACTGGGATGTCATCATCGAGACGTCAATCAATCTCGTGATTACAGCTGCCCTTATACCAATCGCAAGCGTCATCGTCGCCTACACTATCTGCAAGATAGTTTGTTTC AACCACACATTCTGCAGGACAATTGCCGTCGAGACAGGTTGCCAGAACATAGTGGTAGCAACGAACGTCATGCTGCTCTCATTCGCTGAACCAGAG ATCCGTGGACAACTGGTGATCTTTCCTGTATTATATGGAATCTGTCAGCTTGCAGAAGTACTCATAACAGTAGGAGTGTTCCAGCTGTGGTTCTATTTCCACCGGAACAATGTTGTCGAAGAGGAGGTCAAATCCGTGATTGACAATTCCATCCTCACCAGTGTGCCTGTGCCTGCTCACAGACTATCTGAG GCAAAGATCCAAAGTATGACTGGATTCCCTGGAACCCCTGACATATGTCGTATGCAGAGAGAAAGACACCAACAGCGTGAGGCAGAACTAACCACATACTACAGATACATTGATACTTCGAG GCTGCACGAGTACGCACCGAAAGATGAAGAAGGAGACGCACTTCCAACTGAGCTGACAACACTTCGAGTAGACGAAGTCGATGATCCCAATACATGGAAAAGATCCAAAGCTATGCTCCCGGAGGTACGAGCAGCGCAGACCGAAGAACACCAATCCCCATTCCCGTTCTACGGAAGGCCCAAAAGCCCTACATTTTTCGACTTCCCGGAGAACCCTTACTTCGACTCGCCTAGATCGCCAGACTTGGATACTGAGAGCCTCAACTTTCTGGAAGATGACTGCGACATTGAATCTCAGAAAAGTCCTACCTTGAGCAACAAGGGCGTGCCATATATGTTTCCGGTCACTGAGGACGACTTCCAATCAACGAGAGAACCCTCCCCCGTGCCTTATGGCACCCCAAATCCAGTCCAAAAGAACAAGAATCGAGATTTCGAGTGGAACAGCTCCTCTGTTCCAAGCACACTGGGTCATACCTCATCTTCCCTGACCTCCCCGGAAACTCCATCACGAGCTTTTGCTTTTTATCACAACGACGTCCGCATAGGACAAGCTGATCATTTCAGAACATTTGGAAGCAAACGAAAGACAGACACGTGCTAA
- the LOC135220995 gene encoding sodium/bile acid cotransporter 4-like isoform X2, which translates to MEASTSLATFSLNEASTEFNQTTPLKPPPGPRAEWLVILDHTSAILMTCNTITLMLAMGAATYWREVWHHVKRPWATLVGMVCQFFFLPALGFGLCVAFQLPPYQALGVLILACSPGGAFSTFFTYWVDGDLALSIIMTAVSSLLAFGMMPLNLWAYSRPWTNQELQVPYINIFISLAFVTVPVITGMIIRHFNRKCASYISKVCGLLGWIGALTCGVMLILMYWDVIIETSINLVITAALIPIASVIVAYTICKIVCFNHTFCRTIAVETGCQNIVVATNVMLLSFAEPELAEVLITVGVFQLWFYFHRNNVVEEEVKSVIDNSILTSVPVPAHRLSEAKIQSMTGFPGTPDICRMQRERHQQREAELTTYYRYIDTSRLHEYAPKDEEGDALPTELTTLRVDEVDDPNTWKRSKAMLPEVRAAQTEEHQSPFPFYGRPKSPTFFDFPENPYFDSPRSPDLDTESLNFLEDDCDIESQKSPTLSNKGVPYMFPVTEDDFQSTREPSPVPYGTPNPVQKNKNRDFEWNSSSVPSTLGHTSSSLTSPETPSRAFAFYHNDVRIGQADHFRTFGSKRKTDTC; encoded by the exons CATCGACTGAATTCAACCAAACGACGCCACTGAAGCCTCCTCCTGGTCCCAGAGCAGAATGGTTAGTCATACTCGACCACACGTCAGCCATCCTGATGACCTGCAACACCATTACCCTCATGCTGGCAATGGGTGCTGCCACGTactggagggag GTGTGGCATCATGTGAAACGCCCCTGGGCCACGCTGGTGGGCATGGTGTGCCAGTTCTTCTTCCTCCCAGCCCTTGGGTTCGGACTGTGCGTGGCCTTCCAACTGCCGCCGTATCAGGCCCTGGGAGTTCTTATCTTGGCCTGCAGTCCAGGAGGAGCCTTTTCTACTTTCTTCACTTACTGGGTCGATGGAGATCTTGCTCTAAG CATTATAATGACAGCAGTGTCATCGCTCCTGGCTTTCGGCATGATGCCCCTGAACTTGTGGGCATACTCGCGACCGTGGACCAACCAAGAACTTCAGGTCCCCTACATCAACATCTTCATCAGCTTAGCGTTTGTCACCGTCCCCGTCATCACCGGTATGATCATCCGACATTTCAACAGAAAGTGTGCAAGTTATATCTCTAAG GTCTGCGGCCTTCTGGGGTGGATAGGAGCTTTGACCTGCGGCGTCATGCTCATTCTCATGTACTGGGATGTCATCATCGAGACGTCAATCAATCTCGTGATTACAGCTGCCCTTATACCAATCGCAAGCGTCATCGTCGCCTACACTATCTGCAAGATAGTTTGTTTC AACCACACATTCTGCAGGACAATTGCCGTCGAGACAGGTTGCCAGAACATAGTGGTAGCAACGAACGTCATGCTGCTCTCATTCGCTGAACCAGAG CTTGCAGAAGTACTCATAACAGTAGGAGTGTTCCAGCTGTGGTTCTATTTCCACCGGAACAATGTTGTCGAAGAGGAGGTCAAATCCGTGATTGACAATTCCATCCTCACCAGTGTGCCTGTGCCTGCTCACAGACTATCTGAG GCAAAGATCCAAAGTATGACTGGATTCCCTGGAACCCCTGACATATGTCGTATGCAGAGAGAAAGACACCAACAGCGTGAGGCAGAACTAACCACATACTACAGATACATTGATACTTCGAG GCTGCACGAGTACGCACCGAAAGATGAAGAAGGAGACGCACTTCCAACTGAGCTGACAACACTTCGAGTAGACGAAGTCGATGATCCCAATACATGGAAAAGATCCAAAGCTATGCTCCCGGAGGTACGAGCAGCGCAGACCGAAGAACACCAATCCCCATTCCCGTTCTACGGAAGGCCCAAAAGCCCTACATTTTTCGACTTCCCGGAGAACCCTTACTTCGACTCGCCTAGATCGCCAGACTTGGATACTGAGAGCCTCAACTTTCTGGAAGATGACTGCGACATTGAATCTCAGAAAAGTCCTACCTTGAGCAACAAGGGCGTGCCATATATGTTTCCGGTCACTGAGGACGACTTCCAATCAACGAGAGAACCCTCCCCCGTGCCTTATGGCACCCCAAATCCAGTCCAAAAGAACAAGAATCGAGATTTCGAGTGGAACAGCTCCTCTGTTCCAAGCACACTGGGTCATACCTCATCTTCCCTGACCTCCCCGGAAACTCCATCACGAGCTTTTGCTTTTTATCACAACGACGTCCGCATAGGACAAGCTGATCATTTCAGAACATTTGGAAGCAAACGAAAGACAGACACGTGCTAA